A part of Prolixibacteraceae bacterium genomic DNA contains:
- the gltA gene encoding NADPH-dependent glutamate synthase encodes MLPDRSEAWREELRKKNKNKDRIALERVGMPEVDAQERIKHQDVEVNCGLSSEDAQHEAIRCMDCANPTCISGCPVGINIPKFIKEIELGEFVKAASTLKDKSALPAVCGRVCPQEKQCEAQCFYTQKLKKPAVAIGYLERFAADYARENDKNPQIPNISKNGKKIAAVGSGPASLSFAGDMIKKGYDVTVFEALHEIGGVLKYGIPEFRLPNDIVEFEIDNLRKMGVKFETNFVVGRTASFEDLKEQGYEAFFVGSGAGLPRFMGILGENLNGVFSANEYLTRVNLMEAYQSESETPVLKGKRVAIIGGGNTAMDSVRTARRLGAEKAMIVYRRSMDEIPARVEEVNHAIEEGVEFKCLHNPVSYQGDENGRIKSMKLQVMELGEADASGRRRPIPVEGKFIEEPVDLVIVSVGVSPNPLIPSCLPSIRTSEWGTVLVNEDNMQSDDVDVFAGGDIVRGGATVILAMGDGRKAAESMDDFLTK; translated from the coding sequence AGCTTGGAGAGAAGAGCTAAGAAAAAAAAACAAGAATAAGGATAGGATTGCTCTAGAAAGAGTAGGGATGCCAGAGGTTGATGCCCAAGAGCGTATCAAACACCAAGATGTTGAAGTAAACTGTGGGTTGTCATCTGAAGATGCTCAACATGAAGCTATTCGATGTATGGATTGTGCAAATCCTACATGTATTTCTGGATGTCCTGTTGGGATTAATATTCCAAAATTTATCAAAGAAATTGAATTGGGAGAGTTTGTTAAAGCTGCTTCTACACTAAAAGATAAGAGTGCTCTGCCTGCTGTTTGTGGCCGTGTATGCCCTCAGGAAAAGCAATGTGAAGCACAATGTTTCTATACTCAAAAATTGAAGAAACCTGCAGTTGCGATTGGTTATCTTGAACGTTTTGCTGCTGATTATGCTCGAGAGAACGATAAGAATCCTCAAATACCAAATATCTCTAAGAATGGCAAGAAGATCGCTGCTGTAGGTTCAGGCCCTGCTTCTCTTTCATTTGCAGGTGATATGATAAAAAAAGGGTATGACGTAACTGTGTTTGAAGCATTACATGAAATCGGTGGTGTTTTAAAATATGGTATCCCTGAATTTCGTCTGCCTAATGATATCGTTGAATTTGAAATTGATAATCTTAGAAAGATGGGTGTGAAGTTTGAAACAAACTTTGTTGTGGGACGTACTGCATCCTTTGAAGATTTAAAAGAGCAAGGTTACGAAGCTTTCTTTGTAGGTAGTGGTGCTGGTCTTCCTCGTTTTATGGGAATTCTAGGTGAGAACTTAAACGGAGTATTCTCCGCAAATGAGTATCTGACTCGAGTGAATTTAATGGAGGCCTATCAGTCTGAATCAGAAACACCTGTATTGAAAGGGAAGCGTGTCGCAATTATTGGAGGTGGAAATACTGCAATGGATTCAGTACGAACTGCTCGTCGTTTAGGTGCTGAAAAAGCTATGATTGTTTATCGTCGTTCTATGGATGAGATTCCTGCACGTGTAGAAGAGGTAAACCACGCCATTGAAGAAGGTGTTGAATTTAAATGTTTGCATAATCCAGTATCTTATCAGGGAGATGAGAATGGTCGAATAAAATCGATGAAGCTTCAAGTAATGGAGCTAGGTGAAGCTGATGCATCAGGGCGTCGTAGACCAATTCCTGTGGAAGGTAAATTTATTGAAGAGCCAGTAGATTTGGTAATTGTATCTGTGGGTGTTTCTCCAAATCCATTGATTCCATCGTGTTTACCATCAATCAGAACATCTGAATGGGGGACAGTTTTGGTCAATGAAGACAACATGCAATCAGATGATGTAGATGTATTTGCTGGAGGAGATATTGTTCGTGGAGGAGCGACTGTAATCCTTGCTATGGGAGATGGAAGAAAAGCCGCCGAGTCAATGGATGATTTCTTAACAAAATAG